A genomic stretch from Styela clava chromosome 5, kaStyClav1.hap1.2, whole genome shotgun sequence includes:
- the LOC120345005 gene encoding uncharacterized protein LOC120345005 translates to MEKARRKRINNCLGQLRSLLPFTNSMKRDMASLLEQTVEYINTMHTVLNEEKPACLSRVYITYQKKIEEYDFCRKSCVPKSTKKKFSSVGGICSHSSDNQSSSPVLYQGCSSNPYDIKGRDRMNTDAKRHCSSLSHDQSMVPPEISTPTGPYLQNWHPSQQIIEPTGNINNNNFMPTFLPCGSDCRSGILNSNHYIFEQSPLPSQYGMLQKQSNQYSPHTSSKFLPPLTKMCTGMPRPLLQYGVSTSVGSLQGENVGECSEDSSSDISHKSGISVEEMISKNRKPQNFLNVSSLVESNDQGGMMQMNPSPWRQHDFTSVVPFNPIISKSDNPTHNLLAPMDMSLSPPSDAHKTSPQFMGVSKLCGGGFTTNREMGIISKPMSVSNMLNEVTGINSTGYSSKYGSSEHKVTQMTSLQKKYQPSVSQKDSAKSTAIEMRYSSAPVVWGGSTPTLFSNFFTPPSSHADKLIADAAVISPLKSDTPDVESKTSTTKDLGGVPHDSENVTPESTAKTDENNNLETDGSHPTSNAESDLAKVEKAK, encoded by the exons ATGGAAAAAGCGAGACG TAAGCGGATTAACAATTGCTTGGGACAACTTCGTTCTTTGCTGCCATTTACAAACTCAATGAAACGAGATATGGCATCATTGTTAGAGCAGACTGTGGAATATATCAATACCATGCACACTGTCCTCAATGAAGAAAAACCAGCATGCTTGTCAAGG gtgTATATAACATATCAGAAAAAGATTGAGGAATATGACTTTTGCAGAAAATCTTGCGTTCCAAAATCTACAAAGAAAAAATTCTCAAGTGTTGGAgg GATATGCTCTCATAGTTCTGATAATCAATCATCATCACCAGTTTTATACCAAGGATGTTCAA GTAATCCTTATGATATCAAAGGGAGGGATAGGATGAATACTGATGCAAAACGTCACTGCTCTTCGTTATCACATGATCAAAGTATGGTTCCACCAGAAATTTCAACCCCTACTGGTCCTTACTTGCAAAATTGGCATCCATCACAACAAATTATTGAACCTACTGGaaatattaacaataataaCTTCATGCCTACATTTCTACCATGTGGCAg TGATTGTAGAAGTGGGATCCTGAATTCAAACcattatatatttgaacaatcTCCACTGCCAAGTCAATATGGAATGCTTCAAAAACAATCAAATCAATATTCTCCACACACATCTTCGAAATTTCTTCCACCATTGACAAAAATGT GTACTGGGATGCCAAGACCTCTTCTGCAATATGGTGTTTCAACATCAGTGGGTTCTCTTCAAGGAGAAAATGTTGGAGAATGCAGTGAGGATTCCTCATCGGACATCTCGCATAAAAGTGGCATAAGTGTTGAGGAAATGATCAGTAAAA ATCGTAAgcctcaaaattttttgaatgtgTCAAGTTTGGTGGAAAGTAATGACCAAGGCGGTATGATGCAGATGAATCCATCACCATGGAGACAGCACGATTTCACGTCTGTAGTTCCATTCAACCCTATTATTTCCAAGAGTGACAATCCAACACATAATTTGCTTGCTCCAATGGACATG TCATTATCACCACCATCTGATGCTCACAAAACATCACCACAATTCATGGGAGTTTCTAAATTATGTGGTGGAG gaTTCACAACAAATAGAGAAATGGGAATCATAAGCAAACCAATGTCTGTTAGCAATATGCTTAATGAAGTAACTGGAATCAATAGCACAG gttattcttcaaaatatgGATCTTCTGAACATAAAGTCACACAAATGACGAG TTTGCAAAAAAAGTATCAGCCATCTGTATCACAAAAAGACTCCGCAAAATCAACTGCAATTGAGATGCGTTATTCATCTGCGCCAGTTGTTTGGGGAGGCTCCACTCCAACCTTGTTTAGCAATTTTTTTACCCCACCATCATCTCACGCAG ACAAACTAATAGCTGATGCTGCTGTAATATCACCCTTGAAGTCGGATACCCCAGATGTTGAATCTAAAACGTCAACAACAAAAGACCTTGGGGGAG TTCCTCATGATTCAGAGAACGTTACCCCGGAATCGACGGCGAAGACTGATGAAAACAATAATTTG GAAACTGATGGATCTCATCCGACCTCCAACGCGGAATCGGATTTGGCAAAGGTCGAAAAAGCCAAGTGA
- the LOC120344494 gene encoding uncharacterized protein LOC120344494, giving the protein MFIWHRGRLQEIGYIGRAECGRSHLFKGECRIKDFKLSMRESKKQSRSRWKCFFVVVPENEVKFLAAEQLCIDRGATPANIYDRHQFGKIINYLHELRQTFYHVYLGMKFNPENDELAFYDGSPGSSL; this is encoded by the exons ATGTTCATCTGGCATCGGGGTAGATTACAGGAGATTGGGTATATTGGCAGAGCAGAATGTGGCAGAag CCATTTATTCAAAGGAGAATGTAGAATCAAGGACTTCAAACTTTCGATGCGAGAATCTAAAAAACAGAGTCGAAGTCGATGGAAATGTTTTTTCGTTGTCGTGCCGGAGAATGAAGTCAAATTTCTGGCAGCTGAGCAGTTGTGCATAGATAGAGGAGCAACACCGGCAAATATTTACGATCGCCATCAATTCGGCAAGATAATAAATTATCTTCATGAGTTAAGACAAACATTTTATCACGTATATCTTGGTATGAAGTTCAATCCTGAG AATGACGAACTCGCCTTCTATGACGGAAGCCCAGGATCGTCTCTTTGA